CAAGCTTCAAACAAAGGGGGGATGTGAAGGCCCAAAGGGTTGAATTCGAGGCTCCGCTAGTGGCCGAGTGTTCCTACACCTCTGCatacagccctctcccctcccactgctgggactggctgaggggaggggttgcTTGGTAActtgcctgttctgttccctccctctgggccacctGGCGTTGGCTGTGgtcagacaggctgctgggctggctggaccCTTGCCCTGTCCCCGTCTGGTGGCTCTGCTGGTCTTAACGCAGCCTGGGGCCGAGGGCGGGTGGGGAGGCCGGCCGGCTGGGAAGCGCGTGGCCAGTTGCGCACCGCAGGGGCGTTAGGAAGGCCAAGGCTATTGCTGAGCTGGTTAAACAGCCTCCCTGTATTTCACTCCACCCTGCGGTACGCGGTCTGTGTCCAGCGTGGCAGCTACCCAAGCAGGtaggtggggagggctggggggctgcagccagccGACCCCCCGTCTACTTCCCGAGTCCATTCCAACCCCCCTGGCCAGCTGTAGCTACGCCTGCCTCGCTGGGCTCTGAGCGGGTGCAGAGGACCTGCTGGTACACCTGCGCTGCTGGCTCTCACAGGGCCTGCCTCGCCTCCCGGCTTATCCCATGGAGTTAGGGCTGGTCCTGCTCCTTGCCCGCTGGGGTTTGCCCTGCGGAGCTCCCAGCCGATCCCAGCCCCGGCCCGGTCGCCTAGGGCATGTCCATCTACTGGAAGCCCCCTGTGCGGCGAGGGGCCGGCGTGGTGGATTAGAGCCCCTGTCCGGGTCTGAGCCGGCCCAGCAGCACCTGGAACCCTTCGCTAGTGACGGCTGCTGCCCTCCACCCCTTTCCCGCTGGCTGGCGCCGGTCAGCCGAGCGGCTCGCTTCATGCTCTGGCTGGTTGAGGCCCTGGAACGGCCATGCCCCTTGGTGCCGCGGCTGCACCCGTCCTCGGAGCGGCTGTGGAAACCTCTTGCTTTAGAAGAGCTGCGCTGGGAATGTTCCCCCTCCGTTCCTGCCAGGGCGAAGCTCTCCCACGGGCTGGGCCGCCGTGCGCCCGGCTGTGtctgcctgctgcccccgtgtGTCTGCCAGAGCGCGctgcgggggtgggagggttaCATGTGATTATGGAATCCCGCAGGGAAAACTGTCCCAGGAGTCTCGCCACGGCTTGTCCGCGTGCCcagagcgtgtgtgtgtctgaaggGCCAGGGGGGAGGCCAAAGGcgaccggggcggggggaggccaaACGTGACTggctgagcggggcggggggaagctaCAGGCGACCGGCTGAGCGGGTCGGGGGGAGGCGACCGGCTGAGCGGGGCGGGAGGAAGCCACAGGCGACCggctgagcggggcggggggaggcgaccggctgagcgggggcggggggaggccacAGGCGACCggctgagcggggcgggggggggggaggccacaGGCGACCggctgagcggggcggggggggggaagccacagGCGACCggctgagcggggcgggggggggaagccacAGGCGACCggctgagcggggcggggggaagccacAGGCGACCGGctgagcggggccggggggaAGCCACAGGCGACCggctgagcggggcggggggaggccacAGGCGACCggctgagcggggcggggggaggccacAGGCGACCGGCTGAGCGGGGCCGGGGGAAGCCACAGGCGACCggctgagcggggcgggggggcggaagCCACAGGCGACCGGCTGAGCGGGGCCGGGGGAAGCCACAGGCGACCGGCTGagcggggcgaggggggggaggCCACAGGCGACCggctgagcggggcggggggaggccacAGGCGACCggctgagcggggcggggggggggaagccacagGCGACCGGCTGAGCGGGGCCGGGGGAAGCCACAGGCGACCggctgagcggggcggggggaagccacAGGCGACCggctgagcggggcggggggaggccacAGGCGACCggctgagcggggcggggggaggccacAGGCGACCggctgagcggggcggggggaggccacAGGCGACCggctgagcggggcggggggaggccacAGGCGACCggctgagcggggcgggggggggggaagccacagGCGACCGGCTGAGCGGGGCCGGGGGAAGCCACAGGCGACCGGCTGAGCGGGGCCGGGGGAAGCCACAGGCGACCggctgagcggggcggggggaggccacAGGCGACcggctgagcggggtggggggaagccacAGGCGACCGGCTGAGCGGGGCCGGGGGAAGCCACAGGCGACTGGCTGagcggggcgcgggggggggggaagccacagGCGACCggctgagcggggcggggggaggccacAGGCGACCGGCTGagcggggcgcgggggggggaagCCACAGGCGACCggctgagcggggcggggggaggccacAGGCGACCGGCTGAGCGAGGCGGGGGGAGGCCACAGGCGACGGgcagagcagggccggggggaagCTACAGGCGACCggctgagcggggcggggggaggccacAGGCGACCGGCTGAGCTGCTTCTGCAGTAGACTTTGTCACTTTTCTGTGCAGCCCTAATGTTCCAGCGGCCCCAGGAGCTGTAGCAAAGGGCCGGGTGTACCCGCCGCCCCAGTGCTCCCTTTTGTCAGGCTGCCTCTGGCGGGGTCGGCCCCGTGTTGGCCACCCAGCCACGTCGAGAGTCGGTCCCCCTTCCGGAATCACCAAGGGCCAAGTGGAAATCCCAGCACGTCCACGTTGCTTCCTTTGGCCTGTGAGGGGCCAGTAATGGCCATTTCAGCAGCCAGCCTGCccatggtgccccccccccgccctgtcccaGCACTTCCCCCGCAAACTGCTGGGCTGGCCCCGGGTTTCTTCTGGCAGACCTTCCCTTTCCCAGGGGCTGGGTCCCCTCTAGCCTGCCGGGAGCTGtgcccctgtccctgctccttggGGCCCAGCCGTTCTCTGTGGGTCGTGCGCTGAGCCCGGCTCTCTCCTGGGCCTGCTTCCAGCCTGGGCCTCTGGCTCCTTCCCCGCCCTTTCTTAgcgctctgctccccccatgCCAGTTAGCCAAGGGGGAACCCCTGGGGGGGGCTTCCAGCTGCATCTCCCAGGGCCGGCTGGGCCCCAGACGTGAGAGGAGCCATTGGTCCCATGCGTGGGGCAATGGGCTTCTCTGTGCCCCAGGTGGAAGccagcagcctggaccccaccgaGCTGCGGGGCCTCGGGAGACTCCGCCCAGCTGCCCAGGCCCTGACGAAGCGCCTTGAGCCAAGGCCACCCGGCAGGTCGGTGGCAGAGCCGAGGGGggaccccaggcgtcctggctctgTGGCAGCGGCGCTCGctgtgggcccaggccccccccgTCCAGTGCTCTGCGGAGGTGGCTGAGGCGCTGCCTCCTGTGGGCAGCGTTGGGGATTCCTCTGGCCGGCCCTGGGCTAGTGCCTGGCAGGTGCTTGGCCTGTCTCCTCTGAGGCCCTCCGCTGCCCCAGGCCTCAGGTGCTTGCTGCCTGGTTCTGCGCACACTGCAGGCAAGCTGGGCGAGAACGTGGGTGCCGCCCTcgtggtgggggaggagctggcacGTCCGGGGTGTGGCTGTACCGCTCCGTCCCGCCTCGCTGCTCCTTGCCATTCTCGGGCCCTCCGGCCCTCTGCACCCAGAGCCGGGTTTGCCTGGGCGGCCGGACTCGGGCTCTGTCCCCGACCCGCTGGGGGGACTCCGGCCCGCTCGCTTTGGCCCAAGGCTTCAGGCCAGCTACGCAAGCCACTGTGTTATTTTCAAAGGTGCTTGGACCCTGCCTTGGGCATGGCCAGGTCTTCGCCCAGCATTGTGTAAGTGACCCCCGCGGCATTTCTGCTGGGCGCGGGACAGGCGCCTTTGTTCGCGGGCTCCCAGGCCGGGGCGCGGTGGCCCTGGAGGCACGGCCTGTGTGCGCTGCCTCGCGGCCCTGACGGCTCTTCCCCTTCCCGGtcaggtggaggaggagctgcaggagcaggactTCCTGGACCGCTGTTTCCAGGAGATGCTGGATGAGGAAGACCAGGACTGGTTCATTCCGTCCCGCGACCTGCCCCAGGGCCtcgggcagctgcagcagcagctgaacggACTCTCAGTGGGCGACGGCTGCAGCTCGGAGGACATCTTGGTAAAGGCCGGGGGGAGGCGGGTGCTGGCTTGCTCCCCTGAGACTCCCCGCCTGCAGCAGGGCCCTGTCCTGGAAGGGGGGATGCGCCGGGCAGGGCACGTCTCGCTGGTGGGGTTCACTCTGCCCTTGGACTAGGGGTTCACGTGCGCTGCCCAGTGAGAGACCCCAGTGCTCCGGGAAGGGCTGGCTGGCCAGGGCCCAGCTTacactccccagggcttccccctgGCTCCGCGGGAGGCTGGTTGGGCATTGCTGGGGTTAGCCCAAGCACCTCTTCCCCCTTTGATCAGCACTGGGCGACTGCTGTCCCATGGCCCTTGGCCCCGTGTCTGAGCGGGTCCACCCTCACGCCTCCAGTGGGGTTGTCTGGTCGTCCTTCGGTGTGGGGGGCATCGCCCCTGCCTGCCCATGCGCTGAAGGTGGGGActgacccctctccctttctctctttcAGAGCAAAAGCAACTTGAACCCCGACGCCA
Above is a window of Pelodiscus sinensis isolate JC-2024 chromosome 5, ASM4963464v1, whole genome shotgun sequence DNA encoding:
- the PAIP2B gene encoding polyadenylate-binding protein-interacting protein 2B isoform X2 is translated as MSAVMMNGSNVANTTTVTTKSKEEPAVNGHDEKENNPFAEYMWMENEEDFNRQVEEELQEQDFLDRCFQEMLDEEDQDWFIPSRDLPQGLGQLQQQLNGLSVGDGCSSEDILSKSNLNPDAKEFVPGVKY
- the PAIP2B gene encoding polyadenylate-binding protein-interacting protein 2B isoform X3, which translates into the protein MMNGSNVANTTTVTTKSKEEPAVNGHDEKENNPFAEYMWMENEEDFNRQVEEELQEQDFLDRCFQEMLDEEDQDWFIPSRDLPQGLGQLQQQLNGLSVGDGCSSEDILSKSNLNPDAKEFVPGVKY